In Rhinoraja longicauda isolate Sanriku21f chromosome 6, sRhiLon1.1, whole genome shotgun sequence, the following proteins share a genomic window:
- the elmo3 gene encoding engulfment and cell motility protein 3 isoform X2, with product MSSPLTQPAASNAKCTTPSEGRKVMQVVREQITRTLATKPTSLELFRNKVNALNYSEILKLRQTERMHQEETLAPPVLELRERLKPELMELIKQQRLNRLCDGTLFRKISSRRRQDKLWYCRLSPNHKVLHYGDVEEGVDNPAIEWLQEKIPVADIKALVTGKDCPHMKEKSTLKQNREVLDLAFSILYDAEDYSLNFIAPSKYDFGLWTDGLSVLLGKELNSEQTKSELEILLSMEIKLRLLDLENISIPDVAPPIPSVPSNYNFCYDFSHTDH from the exons GTCATGCAGGTGGTACGGGAACAGATCACACGGACACTGGCCACCAAGCCCACCTCCCTCGAGCTCTTTCGCAACAAGGTGAATGCCCTGAACTACAGTGAGATCCTCAAGCTGCGGCAGACCGAGAGGATGCACCAGGAGGAGACCTTGGCACCCCCAGTCCT GGAGCTGAGGGAGAGACTGAAACCAGAGCTGATGGAACTGATCAAGCAACAACGCCTCAATCGCCTGTGTGACGGGACGCTCTTCCGCAAGATCAGCAGCCGTCGGCGCCAAG ACAAGCTGTGGTATTGTCGCCTGTCGCCCAATCACAAGGTGCTGCACTAcggagatgtggaggaaggagTGGATAACCCAGCCATCGAGTGGCTGCAGGAGAAGA TCCCCGTGGCTGACATCAAAGCTCTGGTGACTGGGAAGGACTGCCCCCACATGAAGGAGAAGAGCACACTGAAACAGAACCGG GAGGTGCTGGATCTAGCCTTCTCCATTCTGTACGATGCAGAGGACTACTCGTTGAACTTCATCGCGCCAAGCAAATATGAT TTCGGGCTGTGGACCGATGGCTTGAGTGTCCTCCTGGGCAAGGAGCTGAACAGCGAGCAGACCAAGAGCGAGCTGGAGATTCTGCTGTCCATGGAGATCAAACTGCGGCTCTTGGACCTGGAGAACATCTCCATCCCAGACGTTGCTCCACCCATCCCCAGTGTGCCCAGCAACTACAACTTCTGCTACGACTTCAGCCACACTGACCACTGA
- the elmo3 gene encoding engulfment and cell motility protein 3 isoform X3, with product MQVVREQITRTLATKPTSLELFRNKVNALNYSEILKLRQTERMHQEETLAPPVLELRERLKPELMELIKQQRLNRLCDGTLFRKISSRRRQDKLWYCRLSPNHKVLHYGDVEEGVDNPAIEWLQEKIPVADIKALVTGKDCPHMKEKSTLKQNREVLDLAFSILYDAEDYSLNFIAPSKYDFGLWTDGLSVLLGKELNSEQTKSELEILLSMEIKLRLLDLENISIPDVAPPIPSVPSNYNFCYDFSHTDH from the exons ATGCAGGTGGTACGGGAACAGATCACACGGACACTGGCCACCAAGCCCACCTCCCTCGAGCTCTTTCGCAACAAGGTGAATGCCCTGAACTACAGTGAGATCCTCAAGCTGCGGCAGACCGAGAGGATGCACCAGGAGGAGACCTTGGCACCCCCAGTCCT GGAGCTGAGGGAGAGACTGAAACCAGAGCTGATGGAACTGATCAAGCAACAACGCCTCAATCGCCTGTGTGACGGGACGCTCTTCCGCAAGATCAGCAGCCGTCGGCGCCAAG ACAAGCTGTGGTATTGTCGCCTGTCGCCCAATCACAAGGTGCTGCACTAcggagatgtggaggaaggagTGGATAACCCAGCCATCGAGTGGCTGCAGGAGAAGA TCCCCGTGGCTGACATCAAAGCTCTGGTGACTGGGAAGGACTGCCCCCACATGAAGGAGAAGAGCACACTGAAACAGAACCGG GAGGTGCTGGATCTAGCCTTCTCCATTCTGTACGATGCAGAGGACTACTCGTTGAACTTCATCGCGCCAAGCAAATATGAT TTCGGGCTGTGGACCGATGGCTTGAGTGTCCTCCTGGGCAAGGAGCTGAACAGCGAGCAGACCAAGAGCGAGCTGGAGATTCTGCTGTCCATGGAGATCAAACTGCGGCTCTTGGACCTGGAGAACATCTCCATCCCAGACGTTGCTCCACCCATCCCCAGTGTGCCCAGCAACTACAACTTCTGCTACGACTTCAGCCACACTGACCACTGA